The Alkalihalobacillus sp. LMS6 genomic interval TTTTGTTTGATGAAGATCAACCACGGAACCAAGTAACGGCACACTCGCACGGCTTTATTACACAAGATGGAGTGAGCCCGGTGACGTTTAAAGAAAACGCGCTTGCAGACTTAAAAAAATATCCGGGTATTCAGGTTGAGAACCAGCGAGTAACAAGCGTTAAAAAAGAAGGAAATGTCTTTGTTGTTGAAGCAGAAGATAAAATGGTGAAAGCACGTAAAGTTTTACTTGCGACTGGCTTGAAAGATGGTTTACCTGAGGTTAAAGGGGTTCATTCATTTTATGGGAAAGTCTATTTCCTTGTCCATTTTGTGATGGCTGGGAACTTCGTGATCAACCGTTGCTTGTACTTGCAGAGAGTGATCATGCATATATGTTCACGAAAATAATCTCGAACTGGAGTAAAGATTTAGTGCTTGCTACGAACGGCAAGAACCTTTTAACAGCTGAACAAGAGAGAGAGCTGATATCGAGAGGGATTCGAGTGATGGTTGAAAAAGTCGAGTCTCTAATTGGTGAAGAAGGAAAATTGACGAGCATCCGTTTTGAAACTGGTGTTGAATTGGAGCGTGTTGGAGGATTTGTTACCAGTCAATTGCAGCAAGCTTCTTCGTTAGCGGATCAGCTTGATTGTAAAAAGAACGACCAAGGTGGATATGAAGTCGATGAGTCTGGTCAGTCTAGTGTTGAAGGGGTCTATGTCGCAGGAGATATGACCATGAATCAAGCACAGCAAATCGTTCTAGCTGCAGCGAATGGAAGTATGGCTGCAAGTCGAATGGTTGCCGTACTTGCATTTGAAGATTTTTAAACGAGACCCCCGTCATGTAACGACGGGGGTATTGTTTGATTTTAGATTATTGCCGCTTTTCTTAGAAAAATGTGCGCGTTAGGACTCCAGCTAGTACTCCAATCACTACTGAGAGAAAAAACCGTTTGGAGAAATAAAAAATAAGTCCTGTACATAAACAAACGAGTAAAGTTGGGTAAGAGATCAGAGTAGATGAGGTCTTTTCAATCGTCAACACTTGTTTCATCAATAATGTTGTGAGAATGGCAACGGGTACATACTGAAAATAAAGTTCCGCTGTACGGTTTAGTTTAATGTTGCCTAACAAGTTCAATCCAATAAAACGAATGGAAAACACAATAATGGCTAATAGGCCAATTAATAACCACTGATCAGTCATCGCGTACAACCTTTCTTTTGATTTGAATACCTACAAGTGGTGCAATCAAAGCGGAAATGATAATGGTTAAGCTGTTTCCTGGATAAAGCCATTCTAGAGATAATGTAATGATGATGGCTACTGCTACCGTAACCCACGCTGCAATATGCGTTAACGCAGGCATAAGCAAAGCAGTAAAAGCAGCAGGAAAGGCAAGATCTAAGCCAAATCTCAAAGGATCAATTTGATCCCCTACCCACACACCTAAAAAAGAAGAGATTACCCAAGCAATATAAAACAACAGCGTCACAGTAAAGAAATAAGGAAGGTCGGTTCCTTTAGTAGCAAACCGAGCCTTCGCAAGAAAATAAGGTTCATCGGAAACACCGAAAACACTAAGAAATCGCCATTTTTTACTCATGCCACCAAGGTCTTTGGATAAATCCATTCCATACAAAAAGTCACGTAAATTTAAGAGAAAAGCAGCGAATAAGATAGCTGGAACAGTTGCACCAGCCACATACATTGCTACGGCAACGAGCTGAACGGAACCAGCAAATAAAAGAAGTGACATCACGGTAGCAGCTATAACTGAAAAATCGGCTTGATTGGCAAGGATTCCATAGGAAACACCGTATGAAGCGATTGCAATGGCGACAGGTAAACCATCAGCGAGCGCCTCTTTTAATGAACGATTAACCATGACTTCTCCTCTCGATGTATTGTATACTAAACAATATGTATATTTAAATTGACTTTATTGTATATTATAATAAACTTTCTGTAAATTAAAATAGTTGAGGTGAGTACGATCGAAGGAAATGTTACTCGACAAATTGGCGAACGAGTTCGGACATTACGTCATGGAAAAGGTTATAGTCTTGAAGGTTTTGCAAAGTCTATTGATATAAGTAAGCTGACGTTACTAAAAATAGAGAAAGGTGAAGGGAATCCGACACTGTCTGTTGTTTGGAAGATCGCAAATGGTCTTTCAGTGCCTGTTTCCTCACTCTTAATGATTGAAGAAGATGTTGAAGTAGTGAGAAAGCAACAATCAATCGAATTGGCTAGTCAAGATAAGAGCTTTGTAGTGGAGCCTTTGTTCCAAAAAAAACATTACGAACTATATCGAGGTTATTTGCAGCCCGGTGCTGTCTATCAATCTGAGGCACACGCCCAAGGTGTAAGTGAAAGTATTACCGTAATGGAAGGTGAATTGGAGGTACAGATAAAAGAAAAACGGTACCACTTGATGCAACATGATGCCATTCGTTTCCGTGGGGATCAACCACATGTTTACGAGAATCCTACAAGTGAATTAACGGCGATTCATTTTGTGATTTCGTACGAAGGTTGGTAGCCTAAGCGTTCTTTGCAACATTTTTATTTAAAAACAGGGGAACGAAGAAAACTGTCGAAACGTTATTTAGGTAGGAATGAGAGTATTTAGACAGAGAGGATTTTCAAAGATGATAAAATCATTAGCTGTTTTTTGTGGATCTAGTAGTGGAGTAAACCCTATTTATATCGAAGAGTCGAAGCGTCTGGGGGAATTACTTGCTGACCAGAAGCGAACGCTCGTTTATGGTGGTGCGCAAGTAGGATGCATGGGAGCGATCGCCGATCAAGTGTTAGAAAAAGGTGGTCACGTCTTAGGCGTCATTCCGAAAAAATTAAAGCGAGTTGAAGTGGCGCACAACCATTTGGATGAGCTTTATGTTGTTGATACTATGCACGAACGTAAAGCAAAAATGGCGGAACTGGCAAATGCGTTTGTGGCGTTGCCAGGAGGTGCGGGAACTTTGGAGGAATGGTTTGAGGTGTTTACTTGGGCACAGCTTGGTTATCATCAGAAACCTTGTGCTATTTTAAATGTAAATGGCTTTTATGATCCGCTTTTATCAATGATTGATCATACAATTGAGCAAGGGTTTATGAATCCTGCCTATAAAAAGATGATTCTTGTTGCCTCAAGCCCTGAAGACCTTTTGCGAAAATTAGATGACTATCAGCCGACCTATCTATCAAAGTGGAGCGAATCGTGAGCGCAAGGCTCTCGTTTCAAGAAACAGGTAATAAGGACAGCCCCCTCCTCTTCTTTATTCATGGTGGAGGGGTGAGTCGATGGATGTGGCAAAAGCAAGTTGATTACTTTACTACGTATCACTGCATTGCTGTGGATTTGCCTGAACATGGCCAGAGTAGAGAGGCTGGGAATTTTTCAATCGAGCAGAGTGCAAAGCAATGCTTTTCCTTAATAGAGGAAAAGGCAGCCAATAAAGCTGTTCATCTTATTGGGTTCTCACTCGGGGCCCAAGTTGCGATTGAAATGTTATGTCAGCATTCTATTCGAATCACTTCTGCAATGATTAACAGTGCCCTTGTGAGTCCGTCATCATTATTAAACAGGAGTGTAGCCTATACTGCTCAATTCGCGCTCCCTCTGGCAAAGTGGGAAAGGTTCGCTAAAGCACAAGCAAAAATGTTGTCCATACCAGATGACCAATTTCAAATTTATTTTCACGAATCGAAACAGATGCGAGCACAGACATTTGCTCGTGTGATGAAAGAAAATTCATCCTTTTTTATCCCACCGTCTTTTCGCAGTGTATCGACGAGAATGCTCGCAACCGTCGGTGAAAAAGAATCTCGTCTCATGCGTAAATCACTACTTGACTTGACCTATGCAAATGAACACTGTCAGAACCTTACGATAAAAGGGTATGGTCACGGCTATAGCCTTGCTAACCCAAAGGCTTTTAATAAACTTCTTCAACGGTGGGTTGAAAAAGAAGAATGGTGGGATGACAATTGAGACACATCATCGCAACAGAAACAGCTGATCAGTGGAAGAAACAAATGAAAATGAAAGAGCAGCTTGAGGATGAATTTAACCTTTTTTGTGAAAAAGTGAACGATGCGTTTTGTATTGTTGAAAAACCGAATACAATCATTTGGACGCCTGCAAAACATGTCATGAATACATTTTCGACAGTACCAGTCCCAGCTTTTACGAGAGAAAATCAAATCTATCTTACTGGTGATCTTTCAGAGTGGTCGAGTTATTTTCTGCAACTTTTAACAAAACCCCCTCAAACCAATGTAAAGCAGTATTTTGAGCGTTTTAATCGAAAAAGTTTGTTGACGATAGTAGGGCATGAATGGATGCACCATTCGAATTTATTTGTTGATGATTTTGACGATGGAAGAGAAGATGAGATATGGTTTGAAGAAGGAATGTGTGATTATATCGCGCGAAAGTGCCTATTAACGGAAGCCGAGTTTGAAGAAGTTGTAGATGTTGAACAAACACTCGTACATCAATATGCAGAAGAGTTTCCTTTTTTTACAATTGATCAATTTGGGCAAACAACGTATGCAGAATCGACGACGAAGGTTATGTACGCATATTGGAAGAGTTTTTTAGCTATCAAAGATATTTTAGAATCAGGTAATTATCTTCATATTCTTGATGTGTTTAACCGGTATCAAGACTGGCATAAACAAGGAAGAGCAGGAAAACTCTTCGATTACTTAATGGCAAAATAAAGAAAAGCACATCCTCTTTCTAAATGAGGATGCGCTGCTATTGAATTAGAATGGGAACTCCCTTCGTCCGCTTTGAACTCCAACCCATTGGAAGGTAGTGAATTTATCGAGGGCCCATTCACCACCGAAACGCCCAAGTCCAGAGGCTTTTTCTCCACCGAAAGCAACATGTGCTTCATCATTAACGGATTGATCATTTACATGAATCATACCGGTATTGATTTTTCTGGCGACGTCCATACCGCGGAAGCGATCGGTTGTGAAGACGGAACCACTCAGACCGTATGGGGTATCGTTAGCTATATCAATGGCTTCTTGTTCAGACTTCACTTTAATAATTGGCGCAACGGGACCGAAAAGTTCAGTTTTTGCAACGGTCATCTTAGCGTTGACATTCGTTAAAACCGTTGGTGCAAAAATGGCACCTGTTGCAGATCCTCCAGTTTCAACAGTAGCGCCTTCTTCACGCGCCTGATCGACTTGTTCTGTTAAATGGTTTAGTTGATCTTGATTAATGATAGGTCCAACAATGACGTTTTCATCTGCAGGATCTCCTGTCGGTAATTCGTTAGTACGCTGAATAAATTGTTCAACAAACTCATCGTGAACGTTCTCGTGAACAAGGATGCGATTTAGCGACATGCAAATTTGTCCTTGATGAAGAAATTTACCGAAAATCGCGGCATCAACAGCAGCCTCAACATCTGCATCTTCTAGCACGAGCATAGCGTTATTTCCACCTAATTCTAACGTCGTTTCTTTTAAGTGCTTACCCGCAATCTCTGCGATGTGACGACCTACTTCTGTTGAACCAGTAAATGAAATCAGCTTTGGAACTGGATGTTCGACAAACGCATCACCAATTTCTGACCCTCGTCCTACGACAACATTTAAGACACCAGCTGGAAAGCCAGCTTTTTCAAAGAGATATCCGAAAAGTAATCCTGCACTAACAGGTGTATCTGAAGCAGGTTTCAGTACAGCTGTATTTCCAGTTGCAAGGGCTGGTGCAATCGAACGCATCGCTAAATGGAACGGGAAATTCCAAGGACCAATAATACCAACAACGCCTTTAGCTTTTCGATAGACGTAGTTTTCTTTATTTTCATTTTCAGAAGGTAAAATTTGGCCGTTCATTCGAGTCGGATAGGTCATTGATTCTTCTATAACAAGACGTGCTGAATCAAGTTCTGCTTGGGCTTTAGCTACTGTGCTTCCTGATTCTTTTACAAGCCAATCAATAATCACTTCTTTTTCATCTTTTAACACATGAAGCAATTTATGAAATCGATTACGTCGCTTCGATGGAGCTGAATTTGCCCATTGAGGCTGCGCTTGAAGCGCTGCTTGGTAGGCATCATCTAAATCTTCTTCATTTGCAGATTGAATAATTTGTATCGTATCTTCTGTATAGGGATTTTTATTTTCAATTGTTTTATCGCTACGGCCTGTTAGCCATTCACCGTTAATATATTGTTTATCTTGTGGAAATGTCATAAAACTTGTCCTCCTCTTAAATGTCGTCCTTACCACACTTATTCCCAGTGGAGGCAGCAATCAAACTGGGAGAGAATTCCGTCTTAAAACGAACAAAAAAGAAGCTAAAACATAATTTTAGCTAATTGTAAATAAGCTTGAACGATTTTTTACTGGAAAATGGAAGGATATTCATTAATTTAATCGAATAAAGGGAGAAGTGAATGGTTATTCATTAAACCGTTGACGTTTTGCGGTTTAAAATTACATTAAACAGGGTGGATTTATTGACTTATGCATAATGAGATTATAGAAAGATATCAATTAGATCGTAAAAAGATTGAGCGTGATGGTATTGAGTATTTAGTCAGTTGCGGGGATATGATTGATTTTGAGCAAATCGTCATTCTGTTGGAAGCTTTCTTTGAAAGTTCTGAGGCACGGAAACAAATGGCAACTTACTGCCGTACTACAAAAAGCCGAGCAAGTATTAAAGCAGCATTTGAATACACATCACTGTACAATTTAGATGCGGAACAAGATTATTTATTCGAGATGTATCAGCTAGATGAAGAATTGAAAGAACATGTATTCGTTTATAAACTCGCAAAAGAATCAAAGAAACTTCAGGGTTCCGCACCAATGATTATGGAAAAGGCACGTATTTTATATGGACAAGTAGATGATGATTCGTTAAAACTTAAGCTTGATTTAATCATACAATATGAGTTATTAATAAGTAACCAAGCTTCAGGTGCTAAATTTTATGAAAGTATGCTTTTAAAATTACGTCAGTTAAAACCAAATTACGTAAAGACTGTATTACTTACAAGGTTAATTCACTACTACTCTCGTTCTCTTTTTATTGAATCAAATGATTGGGAAGAAGCTGAGAAAAATTGTTTGGCTAATATCGTCAACCCACTTGCCCCACCCGTATTTAAAGGAAGCGCTCACCATATAGCTGGTTATATAGATGCGTTATCACATAAAGGGGAGCGAGGGGTAAAACATTTATGGCGTGCGGTCGATTTTTATCAAATGACAGAAAATTTCGATGTTGTTAATAAGCTGAAGACAAAGGGTATTCCATTTTGCTTAAATTTAAATCAGCAAGACTACCCAAAAGAGTTATGTTTTGAGAATGTCACTCATGCAGAGCAGGCTCATTATTACATTGTGCGAGATGAGCGGAGTAAAGCGGAACATGTCTTGAAAGAGTTGTTAGCAAATGATGAAACATGTTTTAGAAGCAATTTATATTGGGCATATTTAAAACGAGATGCCGCGCACTTGCTCCAATTGGCATGTGATTACAAACGAAATGCATTTGAGTTGAATTTAATTAAAACGTTTGCAAAAAGAATGTAAGGAAGTGGGTATGGCTAAGCTTGTCGCATTGTCGAGGAGCTTTTTTCTTTTCAATAAAGGTCTCAAGTGATTATAACTACTAAATAAGGGGAACGGTTTCAAAAAGAATAAAACAATGAGAGGAGTCATTTGATGAACGTCGCTATTCTTTGCGGAAGTTTGCGCAAGCAATCGTATAACCGAAAATTACTGAATACGATCAAACATTATGCACCAACTCACTGGACGTTTAACGAAATTCCTATTGGCTCGATCCCGTTTTACAATGCAGACATTGAAGAAAATGGTGATCCTAAAGAAGTGACAACGTTAAAAGAAGCAATAAAACAAGCAGATGGTGTGTTAATCGTGTCTCCAGAATACAATAACGGCATGCCAGCAGCGATAAAAAATGCCTTGGACTGGGCGGCAAGCCCTCCAGCTGAGTCGCCTTTGCCGAAAAAACCTTTTGCTCTCGCAGGTGCTTCGCCACAGGGAGCAGGGACGGTACAAGCTCAAACACAAATTAGACAGACCCTCATTGCTATTGATGCGCATGTCATGCCCGGACCGAAAATATTAGTCGGTCGGGTTCATACTCGCGTTGGAGAAGATGAAGAGATGATCACAGATGAATCGACGGTCAAACGAATTAAGAACTATGTGAATGTTTTTGATGACTGGATGAAGACGTTTACCTAATAATTGTGCAAAAAGCCTAATTCTTATTTCGGAATTAGGCTTTTTTCAATTGTTCAAACTGACGCTGTAACTCTTCCATTCGAATAAAGCGACTTGCCCGATACCATTCTCTCCCTTTAACAAAAATTAAAATGGTAGGGACCGTAAATACTTCATACTGGCTAGGAACCGCTTCGGCATCGTCTAAATGGACGTAGGCTGTTGAAATAAACGGGTAATGGATTAATTGCTCCTCTACTTTTGGCCATAAGGCGTGGCAAACCGAACAATTTTCTTTAGAGAGATAAACGAGCGCAACATGATGTTTTTCAACAAACTCGTTTAGATCGCTCGTGGTGTGTATATTGTGAATCGACATGATCATCATCCTTTTCTTACTGTTTTACAAATAAAACTACATACGTATGTTCGTGTTTGTGATAAAATGAATCGTTGTCACAATAGAGGAGGGAACGATGACTGGAAAAACACATCTTATTGGCGGCATTGCTGCATGTCAAGCAGCAGATATATTGCTTTTTAACAACGATGGTTCATTTGGTTTCTATGCTGCTGGATTTATTGGTGCTCTTATACCCGATATTTGCCATACTCATTCAAAGATTGGACGAAGATTACCAGTTTTGTCCAAAGTCATTGGATCCATTTTCGGACATCGAACGTTTACCCACAGCTTGCTGTTTCTTTTATTAACAAATCTTCTTTTCCTTTATTTCTTTCCTGAGCAAGAAGCGATTCGAATTGGCTTTTTAATTGGGATGATTTCGCATTATGTCTTGGATGCCATGACAGTTCGAGGCATACGGCTTTTTTACCCTGCATCGCTTCGGTTTCGCATCGCGAAGCTTAGAACAGGCGGTAAGATAGAGGGGTTTTTCTTGGTCTGTTTGACGCTATTTATTTGTTGGTTGTACCTACGTTACCAAATGTAATTTGTAAATTATATTGATTATTAAATAATACTTGTTATAATTAATGGAGTGTATAAGCATAGATTGTACAAATTTGGAGAAACGTATACGTATACTGATGCTCCCATGAGAAAGGAAGATGTCAATGGTTGCCGAAAAGGCCATTGAACTTCAAGGTGTTACATATAAAATCGATGGAACAACGATTTTAAATCAAATTGATGGTTCATTTTATAAAGGTAGAATTACGAGTCTTGTCGGTCCTTCAGGTGCAGGGAAAACATCGTTGTTTCGATTGTGTAATGGCATGCGAACAGCAACCGAAGGCACCATTCAGTACAATGGAAAATTGTTATCAAGCTATGTGCCAACAGAATTACGGAAAAAGGTTGGAATCGTGTTACAGCAAGCGACGATGATTAACGGGACAGTGAGAGAAAATCTTGTCTTACCTCTTACGTTGGCAAATGAACAGTTGAAAGACGACGCCGTCAAACAATCGTTAGAGGAAGTCGGGCTTGCTGCTTCAACGATGACGAAGCAAGCAAAAGAATTATCAGGCGGTCAAAAGCAAAAGTTATCAATTGCTCGAACGTTGTTAAATCAACCAGACGTCCTGTTATTAGACGAAATTACGTCATCATTAGATCGCGTTTCCGTCCGAGAGATTGAGCATTTAATCGAGCAAATTCATGAACGGTATGGAACAACTATTGTTTGGATTACACACCAAATTGAGCAAGCAAAACGATTATCCCACGACAGTTGGGTGATGATGGATGGTCAATTAGTTGAGCACGGTACAACGCGAATTCTTGATCATCCTCAAGATCCGCGCGTCATTGAATTTTTGAAGGAGGAACGATAATGAGTCTGATCTCGCTCGTACTGACACTCATCTTTGTTCTCATCCCGCTTCTATTGTCACAAACATTAAAATTAGGGTTAAATCGGGATATTGTTGTCGCAACTATTCGATCAATCGTGCAATTATTAGCTGTTGGCTACGTGTTACAGTTTGTGTTCGACTCAGAGAGCTATTTATATATTGGCTTAATGATCGCATTAATGATTGGTGCGGCTACTCAAAATGCACGAAAAAAAGGAAAGTCGATAAACGGAATTACGTGGAAATTAATTGTTACGTTTTTGTCCATCCAATTTTTAACGCAAGGGATATTATTAGGCTTATCGATTACACCAGCAACGGCGCAATATATTATTCCAATAAGCGGAATGGTTATCGGAAATTCGATGGTGCTAGGCATTTTGTTTTTAAATCGATTTACAGCTGAAGTTGAAGCACGGCATGATGAAGCTGAACTCATTTTAAGTTTAGGTGGAACACCAAAACAAGCGATTCATAAACAATTAATTTCATCGATTCAAGCAAGTACAATTCCTACCATTGAAAGTCAAAAGACAATCGGACTTGTACAGTTACCTGGGATGATGAGTGGGCAAATTATTGCGGGAGCGGATCCTGTGCAAGCGGTATTGTTTCAGCTACTGATCTTATTTTTATTACTAACAACTGCAATTGTAACAAGCATTATGTTAGGCTTTTTATCTTATCCAACATTGTTTAACGATCAGATGCAATTAAAGCAGTAACAAAAAAACATGGTTATCCATGTTTTTTTGTTGTGTTTATTACGTTGTCTTAGTCATTTTTACGAAAATCAAACCCTTGTTTTTCCAAGCTTTGACTTGTTTGCGGAATTCCCTTGTCATGACTGTAATAGCGAGCTACGGTTTCCGTCCACGTTTTTTGGATTGGGCGAGACTGCATATACGTTTTTATCGCATCTTCGTATTGCTGAATCGCTTCAAGTTGATCATGTTGGTAGGATTCTTTATGATAAAAAGCATGAACTGGCAAACGAGGTTTACGTTCATTGATTTCGTCAGGATAGCCAATCACAAGACCGACGATTGGAAAAACATATTTAGGAAGATCTAGAACATTCACAATCTCTTCTGAACGTGTACGAATCGCACCAATTGGTACAATTCCAAGGCCCATTGATTCTGCGGCGGCGATGGCATTTCCCATTGCAATGCCAACGTCAGTCGTCCCAACAAGTAAAGTATCGACATTTTCGGCAGCTTCAAAAGATTGCCCAT includes:
- a CDS encoding NAD(P)/FAD-dependent oxidoreductase, whose amino-acid sequence is MIDAVIIGGGPGGLSAALVLGRAKREVILFDEDQPRNQVTAHSHGFITQDGVSPVTFKENALADLKKYPGIQVENQRVTSVKKEGNVFVVEAEDKMVKARKVLLATGLKDGLPEVKGVHSFYGKVYFLVHFVMAGNFVINRCLYLQRVIMHICSRK
- a CDS encoding FAD-dependent oxidoreductase — protein: MLATNGKNLLTAEQERELISRGIRVMVEKVESLIGEEGKLTSIRFETGVELERVGGFVTSQLQQASSLADQLDCKKNDQGGYEVDESGQSSVEGVYVAGDMTMNQAQQIVLAAANGSMAASRMVAVLAFEDF
- a CDS encoding AzlD domain-containing protein, with the translated sequence MTDQWLLIGLLAIIVFSIRFIGLNLLGNIKLNRTAELYFQYVPVAILTTLLMKQVLTIEKTSSTLISYPTLLVCLCTGLIFYFSKRFFLSVVIGVLAGVLTRTFF
- a CDS encoding AzlC family ABC transporter permease — translated: MVNRSLKEALADGLPVAIAIASYGVSYGILANQADFSVIAATVMSLLLFAGSVQLVAVAMYVAGATVPAILFAAFLLNLRDFLYGMDLSKDLGGMSKKWRFLSVFGVSDEPYFLAKARFATKGTDLPYFFTVTLLFYIAWVISSFLGVWVGDQIDPLRFGLDLAFPAAFTALLMPALTHIAAWVTVAVAIIITLSLEWLYPGNSLTIIISALIAPLVGIQIKRKVVRDD
- a CDS encoding helix-turn-helix domain-containing protein, translated to MSTIEGNVTRQIGERVRTLRHGKGYSLEGFAKSIDISKLTLLKIEKGEGNPTLSVVWKIANGLSVPVSSLLMIEEDVEVVRKQQSIELASQDKSFVVEPLFQKKHYELYRGYLQPGAVYQSEAHAQGVSESITVMEGELEVQIKEKRYHLMQHDAIRFRGDQPHVYENPTSELTAIHFVISYEGW
- a CDS encoding TIGR00730 family Rossman fold protein, translating into MKSLAVFCGSSSGVNPIYIEESKRLGELLADQKRTLVYGGAQVGCMGAIADQVLEKGGHVLGVIPKKLKRVEVAHNHLDELYVVDTMHERKAKMAELANAFVALPGGAGTLEEWFEVFTWAQLGYHQKPCAILNVNGFYDPLLSMIDHTIEQGFMNPAYKKMILVASSPEDLLRKLDDYQPTYLSKWSES
- a CDS encoding alpha/beta fold hydrolase, whose translation is MSARLSFQETGNKDSPLLFFIHGGGVSRWMWQKQVDYFTTYHCIAVDLPEHGQSREAGNFSIEQSAKQCFSLIEEKAANKAVHLIGFSLGAQVAIEMLCQHSIRITSAMINSALVSPSSLLNRSVAYTAQFALPLAKWERFAKAQAKMLSIPDDQFQIYFHESKQMRAQTFARVMKENSSFFIPPSFRSVSTRMLATVGEKESRLMRKSLLDLTYANEHCQNLTIKGYGHGYSLANPKAFNKLLQRWVEKEEWWDDN
- a CDS encoding aldehyde dehydrogenase family protein, which encodes MTFPQDKQYINGEWLTGRSDKTIENKNPYTEDTIQIIQSANEEDLDDAYQAALQAQPQWANSAPSKRRNRFHKLLHVLKDEKEVIIDWLVKESGSTVAKAQAELDSARLVIEESMTYPTRMNGQILPSENENKENYVYRKAKGVVGIIGPWNFPFHLAMRSIAPALATGNTAVLKPASDTPVSAGLLFGYLFEKAGFPAGVLNVVVGRGSEIGDAFVEHPVPKLISFTGSTEVGRHIAEIAGKHLKETTLELGGNNAMLVLEDADVEAAVDAAIFGKFLHQGQICMSLNRILVHENVHDEFVEQFIQRTNELPTGDPADENVIVGPIINQDQLNHLTEQVDQAREEGATVETGGSATGAIFAPTVLTNVNAKMTVAKTELFGPVAPIIKVKSEQEAIDIANDTPYGLSGSVFTTDRFRGMDVARKINTGMIHVNDQSVNDEAHVAFGGEKASGLGRFGGEWALDKFTTFQWVGVQSGRREFPF
- a CDS encoding NADPH-dependent FMN reductase; this encodes MNVAILCGSLRKQSYNRKLLNTIKHYAPTHWTFNEIPIGSIPFYNADIEENGDPKEVTTLKEAIKQADGVLIVSPEYNNGMPAAIKNALDWAASPPAESPLPKKPFALAGASPQGAGTVQAQTQIRQTLIAIDAHVMPGPKILVGRVHTRVGEDEEMITDESTVKRIKNYVNVFDDWMKTFT
- a CDS encoding thioredoxin family protein produces the protein MSIHNIHTTSDLNEFVEKHHVALVYLSKENCSVCHALWPKVEEQLIHYPFISTAYVHLDDAEAVPSQYEVFTVPTILIFVKGREWYRASRFIRMEELQRQFEQLKKA
- a CDS encoding metal-dependent hydrolase, with translation MTGKTHLIGGIAACQAADILLFNNDGSFGFYAAGFIGALIPDICHTHSKIGRRLPVLSKVIGSIFGHRTFTHSLLFLLLTNLLFLYFFPEQEAIRIGFLIGMISHYVLDAMTVRGIRLFYPASLRFRIAKLRTGGKIEGFFLVCLTLFICWLYLRYQM
- a CDS encoding ATP-binding cassette domain-containing protein; this translates as MVAEKAIELQGVTYKIDGTTILNQIDGSFYKGRITSLVGPSGAGKTSLFRLCNGMRTATEGTIQYNGKLLSSYVPTELRKKVGIVLQQATMINGTVRENLVLPLTLANEQLKDDAVKQSLEEVGLAASTMTKQAKELSGGQKQKLSIARTLLNQPDVLLLDEITSSLDRVSVREIEHLIEQIHERYGTTIVWITHQIEQAKRLSHDSWVMMDGQLVEHGTTRILDHPQDPRVIEFLKEER
- the fetB gene encoding iron export ABC transporter permease subunit FetB, whose amino-acid sequence is MSLISLVLTLIFVLIPLLLSQTLKLGLNRDIVVATIRSIVQLLAVGYVLQFVFDSESYLYIGLMIALMIGAATQNARKKGKSINGITWKLIVTFLSIQFLTQGILLGLSITPATAQYIIPISGMVIGNSMVLGILFLNRFTAEVEARHDEAELILSLGGTPKQAIHKQLISSIQASTIPTIESQKTIGLVQLPGMMSGQIIAGADPVQAVLFQLLILFLLLTTAIVTSIMLGFLSYPTLFNDQMQLKQ
- a CDS encoding NADPH-dependent oxidoreductase codes for the protein MNETIATLKNHYSVRNYLPDPIKEEQLQAIIEAAQAAPTWGNAQQLSIVGVTDVDKKKKLSEIIGQPWIDQAPVFLSFNLDFHRINQALEADGQSFEAAENVDTLLVGTTDVGIAMGNAIAAAESMGLGIVPIGAIRTRSEEIVNVLDLPKYVFPIVGLVIGYPDEINERKPRLPVHAFYHKESYQHDQLEAIQQYEDAIKTYMQSRPIQKTWTETVARYYSHDKGIPQTSQSLEKQGFDFRKND